Proteins from a genomic interval of Pseudomonas asplenii:
- a CDS encoding methyl-accepting chemotaxis protein, with protein MHAFLSPGMRLLGRFGFARKFQVLFLLFIVPLMASLYMIGQDYRGKLALIGEERAGVRQLLALDTLDNLLSAQRDRAARWKATETNRQPTPATIAAMALLDKAQPDINQALEQLGQTLQHEGADAETLKRYQALQATLSGLDSASLSKVGWWPDGYDRFTAALSALQSLREQIAMDSRLILASWMETYLLTQISTQHAPDLIERVGRLASVGQASVVSGQFSLQSRLQLKDLRSRIGDARDQLIKTGAQLETRLPPAQQDWAGRYQESLKHLDEGLKSLDDGMFGGSITFKPEGFEQTLDTLLDQLANLRQASLNTLDSRLDYYHGSAIRQFSLVAAIFGCLLLAALYLFICLQASIRRSASGITLLAESLRDGNLCLQVPVEGRDELAIISTALNVAVVQLRTSLQGVDHETLQLSDAVRALNSHSSGALNEVEAQQQQISQIAAAATQLAATSQGVAQSCEQASGSAQNTRRIASDSSRDSQRTTASIQQLNQRLNETATALGRVSEQGQQIQLVVDTIRGVAEQTNLLALNAAIEAARAGEQGRGFAVVADEVRSLSQRTQSSTAQIASTVDSLRTTVSQAVTLMEAACVQAQTDAESVTGLGQRLVEIASAVQSVTDTLAQIATAVDEQASTADEVSGNIQQVDQAAVRLLEGARAVNRAADTLSEGSKALSDNTGRFRLN; from the coding sequence ATGCACGCTTTTTTATCACCCGGAATGCGACTGCTCGGACGATTCGGTTTTGCCCGCAAATTTCAGGTGCTGTTCCTGCTGTTTATCGTCCCGCTGATGGCTAGCCTGTATATGATCGGCCAGGATTACCGGGGCAAACTGGCGCTGATCGGCGAGGAACGGGCCGGCGTCCGCCAGTTGCTGGCCCTGGACACCCTCGACAACCTGCTCTCCGCCCAGCGCGACCGGGCCGCCCGCTGGAAAGCCACGGAAACCAATCGCCAGCCGACCCCCGCCACCATCGCTGCCATGGCCCTGCTGGACAAGGCCCAGCCGGACATCAACCAGGCCCTCGAACAATTGGGCCAGACGCTGCAACACGAAGGTGCCGACGCCGAAACCCTGAAGCGTTACCAGGCCCTGCAAGCCACCCTCTCCGGCCTCGACTCGGCCAGCTTGAGCAAGGTCGGCTGGTGGCCCGACGGCTATGATCGTTTCACCGCCGCGCTGAGCGCCCTGCAAAGCCTGCGGGAGCAGATCGCCATGGACAGCCGGCTGATCCTGGCTTCCTGGATGGAAACCTACCTGCTGACCCAGATATCCACTCAACACGCTCCGGACCTGATCGAACGGGTCGGTCGCCTGGCCAGCGTCGGTCAGGCTTCGGTGGTCTCCGGCCAGTTCAGCCTGCAAAGCCGCCTGCAACTCAAGGACCTGCGCAGCCGCATTGGCGACGCCCGCGACCAACTGATCAAAACCGGCGCCCAATTGGAGACCCGCCTGCCGCCCGCACAGCAGGACTGGGCAGGACGCTACCAGGAAAGCCTCAAACATCTGGATGAAGGCCTCAAGTCCCTGGACGACGGCATGTTCGGCGGTAGCATCACGTTCAAGCCCGAAGGTTTCGAACAGACCCTCGACACCCTGCTCGATCAATTGGCCAACCTGCGCCAGGCCTCTCTGAACACCCTCGACAGCCGCCTGGACTACTACCACGGCTCGGCCATTCGCCAGTTCAGCCTGGTGGCGGCGATCTTCGGCTGCCTGCTGCTGGCCGCCCTGTACCTGTTCATCTGCCTGCAGGCCTCGATCCGGCGCAGCGCCAGCGGCATAACCCTGCTGGCCGAATCGCTGCGTGACGGCAACCTGTGCCTGCAAGTGCCGGTGGAAGGCCGCGACGAGTTGGCCATCATCAGCACCGCACTGAACGTCGCAGTGGTGCAACTGCGTACCAGCCTGCAAGGCGTCGATCACGAAACCCTGCAACTGAGCGACGCCGTGCGTGCGCTCAACAGCCATTCCAGCGGCGCACTCAACGAGGTCGAGGCACAGCAGCAACAGATCAGCCAGATCGCGGCAGCGGCCACGCAACTGGCGGCCACGTCCCAAGGTGTCGCCCAGAGTTGCGAACAGGCTTCCGGCAGCGCCCAGAACACCCGGCGCATTGCCTCGGACAGCAGTCGCGACAGCCAGCGCACCACCGCCAGCATCCAGCAACTCAACCAGCGCCTGAACGAAACCGCCACGGCGTTGGGCCGGGTCAGCGAACAGGGCCAGCAGATCCAGTTGGTGGTCGATACCATCCGCGGCGTGGCCGAACAGACCAACCTGCTCGCCCTCAACGCCGCCATCGAAGCGGCGCGGGCAGGAGAACAGGGACGCGGCTTTGCAGTGGTGGCGGACGAAGTACGCAGCCTGTCGCAACGGACCCAGAGTTCCACCGCGCAGATCGCCAGCACCGTCGACAGCCTGCGCACTACCGTGAGCCAAGCGGTGACGCTGATGGAAGCGGCCTGCGTCCAGGCGCAAACTGACGCCGAATCGGTGACCGGTTTGGGCCAGCGTCTGGTGGAAATCGCCAGCGCGGTGCAGAGCGTCACCGACACCCTGGCACAGATCGCCACGGCGGTGGATGAGCAAGCCAGCACCGCAGACGAGGTCAGCGGCAATATCCAGCAGGTCGATCAGGCCGCGGTACGCTTGCTCGAAGGCGCGCGTGCGGTGAACCGCGCGGCGGACACCCTGAGCGAAGGCAGCAAGGCCCTGAGCGACAATACCGGACGCTTCCGCCTGAACTGA
- a CDS encoding MFS transporter, protein MALTETSSGPTLASAPAQASPLVMRIIGAVALAHLINDLIQSVLPSIYPMLKANYGLTFTQVGLITLTFQVTASLLQPWVGFYTDRHPKPLLLPAGMICTLIGILMLSQVGSFPLILLASALIGVGSSTFHPEASRVARLASGGRYGLAQSSFQVGGNAGSAFGPLLAAAIIIPFGQGHVAWFGLLALFALGVLYGISRWYRAHLNLFKLKQGQKATHGLSKGRVLSALVVLGLLVFSKYFYMASFTSYFTFYLIEKFQLSVASSQLHLFLFLGAVAAGTFAGGPIGDKIGRKAVIWFSILGVAPFTLALPYVDLFWTTVLSVVIGFILASAFSAIVVFAQELVPGNVGMIAGVFFGLMFGFGGIGAALLGHLADIQGIEYVYTLCSFLPLFGVLAVLLPKTKKA, encoded by the coding sequence ATGGCACTCACTGAAACCTCTTCCGGCCCGACCCTGGCGTCGGCGCCTGCGCAAGCCAGCCCTTTGGTGATGCGTATCATCGGCGCCGTGGCGCTGGCTCACCTGATCAACGACCTGATCCAGTCGGTCCTGCCGTCGATTTATCCGATGCTCAAGGCCAACTACGGACTGACCTTTACCCAGGTCGGGCTGATTACCCTGACATTCCAGGTGACCGCATCGCTGCTGCAGCCGTGGGTCGGCTTCTACACCGACCGGCATCCCAAACCGTTGCTGCTGCCGGCGGGGATGATCTGTACGCTGATCGGTATCCTCATGCTGTCCCAGGTTGGCAGCTTCCCCTTGATTCTGCTGGCCTCGGCGCTGATCGGCGTAGGCTCGTCGACCTTTCACCCGGAAGCTTCGCGTGTGGCGCGGCTGGCCTCGGGCGGGCGCTACGGGCTGGCACAGTCGTCCTTTCAGGTAGGCGGTAACGCCGGTTCGGCCTTCGGCCCGTTGCTGGCGGCGGCGATCATCATTCCGTTCGGCCAGGGCCACGTCGCCTGGTTCGGCTTGTTAGCCCTGTTTGCCTTGGGCGTGCTTTACGGCATCAGCCGCTGGTACCGCGCTCACCTGAACCTGTTCAAGCTCAAGCAGGGCCAAAAGGCTACTCATGGACTGTCCAAAGGGCGAGTGTTGAGTGCCTTGGTGGTGCTTGGCCTGCTGGTGTTCTCCAAGTACTTCTACATGGCCAGTTTCACCAGCTATTTCACGTTCTATCTGATCGAGAAATTCCAGTTGTCGGTGGCCAGTTCGCAACTGCACCTGTTCCTGTTTCTTGGTGCGGTGGCGGCGGGAACCTTTGCCGGCGGCCCCATCGGCGACAAGATCGGACGCAAGGCGGTGATCTGGTTTTCGATCCTCGGTGTGGCGCCATTCACCCTGGCGCTGCCTTATGTCGATCTGTTCTGGACCACCGTCCTCAGCGTCGTGATCGGTTTTATCCTGGCTTCGGCGTTCTCGGCAATTGTGGTGTTTGCCCAGGAGTTGGTGCCGGGTAATGTCGGCATGATCGCCGGGGTGTTCTTCGGCCTGATGTTCGGTTTCGGTGGGATTGGCGCGGCATTGCTGGGGCATCTGGCGGACATTCAGGGTATCGAGTACGTGTATACGCTGTGCTCGTTCCTGCCGCTGTTCGGTGTGTTGGCGGTCTTGCTGCCGAAGACGAAAAAGGCCTGA
- a CDS encoding methyl-accepting chemotaxis protein: MNEAAGRQREAVELVSTAFNEMVATANEVARSCSTAASSAESGHRRVAEGKQQIELTTENVNRLGSRLTESSQAMVELEEGSRSINQILGTIRAIAEQTNLLALNAAIEAARAGDQGRGFAVVADEVRALAKRTSDSTGEIDQLLNTLGSKTQEVSQKMESCLDLSRASVSSIENARDSFEGIQLSVNEIRDQNLQISAAAEEQHSVAEEINRHIQQIYDEARLVESLASSAREDSGRLSDLSAELNGLVGRFKS; encoded by the coding sequence ATGAACGAGGCGGCTGGGCGCCAGCGTGAGGCGGTGGAACTGGTATCCACGGCATTCAATGAAATGGTCGCCACCGCCAACGAAGTCGCCCGCTCGTGCAGCACGGCGGCCAGCTCCGCCGAGAGCGGGCATCGCCGAGTGGCCGAGGGCAAGCAGCAGATCGAGCTGACCACCGAGAACGTCAATCGCCTCGGCAGTCGCCTGACCGAGTCGTCCCAGGCCATGGTCGAGCTGGAGGAGGGCAGTCGCAGCATCAACCAGATCCTCGGCACCATCCGCGCCATCGCCGAGCAGACCAACCTGCTGGCACTGAACGCGGCGATCGAAGCCGCGCGTGCGGGCGATCAGGGCCGTGGCTTTGCCGTGGTGGCCGATGAAGTGCGGGCGCTGGCCAAGCGCACCTCGGACTCCACTGGCGAAATCGACCAGTTGCTCAATACCCTGGGCAGCAAGACCCAGGAGGTTTCGCAGAAAATGGAAAGCTGCCTGGACCTCTCGCGGGCCAGCGTTTCCTCCATCGAGAACGCTCGGGACAGCTTCGAAGGCATCCAGTTGTCGGTCAACGAAATCCGCGACCAGAACCTGCAGATCTCGGCGGCGGCGGAAGAGCAGCACAGCGTGGCCGAAGAGATCAACCGGCATATCCAGCAGATCTATGACGAGGCGCGACTGGTCGAAAGTCTGGCGAGTTCGGCGCGTGAAGACTCGGGGCGACTGTCGGATCTTTCGGCTGAATTGAATGGTTTGGTAGGGCGCTTCAAGTCCTGA
- a CDS encoding SDR family NAD(P)-dependent oxidoreductase, which yields MSHETAAGPQAVYPDLKNKTVLISGGASGIGEAMVCAFARQGAKVAFVDMAKSQGERLVARLTAEGHRVEFAHCDITDEIAYRVAIEGFAQTLGPVTVLVNNAANDVRHTLDEVDSATFEKLISVNLKHAFFASRAVVPMMKAAGKGAIINLGSIGWMMASSGYPVYAASKAATHGMTRGLARELGPWGIRVNTLVPGWVMTEKQLALWVDDAARELISRSQCLPGSVEPFHIANMALFLASEVSAMCSAQNFIVDGGWV from the coding sequence ATGAGTCATGAAACAGCCGCCGGCCCGCAGGCCGTTTACCCGGATCTGAAAAATAAAACCGTACTGATTTCCGGGGGCGCTTCAGGGATTGGTGAGGCCATGGTGTGTGCTTTTGCACGACAGGGGGCCAAGGTCGCCTTTGTGGATATGGCCAAGAGCCAAGGTGAGCGACTAGTGGCCCGCCTGACGGCCGAGGGACATCGTGTTGAATTCGCTCACTGTGACATCACTGACGAGATCGCCTATAGAGTGGCGATTGAAGGCTTTGCCCAGACACTGGGGCCGGTGACCGTCCTGGTGAACAATGCCGCCAACGATGTACGCCACACCTTGGATGAGGTGGACTCGGCGACCTTCGAGAAGCTGATTTCGGTCAATCTGAAGCATGCCTTTTTCGCCAGTCGGGCGGTGGTGCCGATGATGAAGGCTGCGGGAAAGGGCGCGATCATCAATCTGGGCTCCATCGGCTGGATGATGGCCTCCAGCGGCTACCCGGTTTACGCGGCCAGTAAAGCGGCGACCCATGGCATGACCCGGGGCTTGGCCCGTGAGTTGGGGCCTTGGGGTATCAGGGTCAACACCCTGGTGCCGGGTTGGGTGATGACCGAAAAGCAGCTCGCGCTCTGGGTGGATGATGCCGCCAGGGAACTGATCAGTCGCAGCCAATGCCTGCCCGGTAGCGTGGAGCCGTTCCATATCGCGAACATGGCGCTTTTCCTGGCCTCCGAGGTGTCAGCCATGTGTTCGGCGCAGAACTTCATCGTCGATGGTGGTTGGGTATAA
- a CDS encoding aldose epimerase family protein has product MLHSRHPLYGLGLSLMIASQGLQASSLSSEHKAFGKTQDGTAIEQYVLRNSHGLQATVITYGGILQSLKVPDKNGKFEDVVLGFDDVQGYQNGTAFFGATIGRYGNRLAKGAFELDGKRYQVPLNDGPNALHGGAQGFDKRVWKAQPVKSKDSVGVKLSYLSKAGEMGFPGNLNVEVTYSLNDNNELRIEYKASTDQPTVLNLTNHSYFNLAGAGNGDVLKQLATLHASQYTPVNSTLIPTGELAPVTGTPFDFRQPTAIGQHIKDDHPQLKFAEPKQGGFDHNWVLDAKGDVSKLAADVRDPQSGRRLQLYTSEPGVQFYTSNFLDGTVKGKAGKTYAHWGAFTLETQHYPDSPNQPSFPTTRLDPGQTYAQKTILKFSAN; this is encoded by the coding sequence ATGCTGCACTCCCGACACCCGCTTTACGGCCTCGGTCTTTCCCTGATGATTGCCAGTCAAGGCCTCCAGGCGAGTAGCCTGTCCAGCGAACACAAGGCCTTTGGCAAGACCCAGGATGGAACCGCCATCGAGCAATATGTGCTGCGCAACAGCCATGGTCTGCAGGCCACGGTCATTACCTACGGCGGCATCCTGCAATCGTTGAAAGTGCCCGATAAAAACGGCAAGTTCGAAGACGTGGTCCTGGGCTTTGACGATGTCCAGGGCTACCAGAACGGCACCGCCTTCTTCGGCGCCACCATCGGTCGCTACGGTAACCGCCTGGCCAAAGGTGCGTTCGAACTGGACGGCAAGCGTTATCAGGTACCGCTTAACGACGGCCCCAACGCGCTGCACGGCGGTGCCCAGGGTTTTGACAAGCGGGTCTGGAAAGCGCAGCCGGTCAAAAGCAAGGATTCGGTCGGCGTGAAGTTGAGTTACCTGTCGAAGGCGGGGGAAATGGGCTTTCCCGGCAATCTCAACGTCGAGGTCACCTATAGCCTCAACGACAACAACGAGCTTCGCATCGAGTACAAGGCCTCCACGGATCAGCCCACGGTGTTGAACCTCACCAACCACAGTTACTTCAATCTCGCCGGTGCCGGTAACGGTGATGTGCTCAAGCAGCTCGCGACCTTGCACGCCAGCCAGTACACCCCCGTCAACAGCACCTTGATCCCCACCGGAGAACTGGCTCCGGTGACGGGAACACCTTTTGACTTCCGGCAGCCGACCGCCATCGGTCAACACATCAAGGACGACCACCCGCAGCTCAAATTCGCCGAGCCGAAACAGGGCGGTTTCGACCACAACTGGGTTCTGGATGCCAAGGGCGACGTAAGCAAACTCGCCGCCGACGTGCGCGACCCGCAGTCCGGTCGCCGCTTGCAGCTCTACACCAGCGAGCCCGGGGTACAGTTCTACACCAGCAACTTCCTCGACGGCACGGTCAAGGGCAAGGCGGGCAAGACCTATGCGCATTGGGGAGCGTTCACTCTGGAGACCCAGCACTACCCCGACTCGCCGAACCAGCCGAGTTTCCCGACAACGCGGCTGGATCCAGGGCAGACGTATGCCCAGAAGACCATCCTGAAGTTCTCGGCCAACTGA